From the Prunus dulcis chromosome 4, ALMONDv2, whole genome shotgun sequence genome, one window contains:
- the LOC117623842 gene encoding elongation factor 2, giving the protein MVKFTAEELRRIMDYKHNIRNMSVIAHVDHGKSTLTDSLVAAAGIIAQEVAGDVRMTDTRADEAERGITIKSTGISLYYEMTDEALKSYKGERNGNEYLINLIDSPGHVDFSSEVTAALRITDGALVVVDCIEGVCVQTETVLRQALGERIRPVLTVNKMDRCFLELQVDGEEAYQAFQRVIENANVIMATYEDPLLGDVQVYPEKGTVAFSAGLHGWAFTLTNFAKMYASKFGVDESKMMERLWGENYFDPATKKWTSKNTGSATCKRGFVQFCYEPIKQIINICMNDQKEKLWPMLTKLGVTMKSDEKELMGKALMKRVMQTWLPASSALLEMMIFHLPSPSTAQRYRVENLYEGPLDDQYANAIRNCDPEGPLMLYVSKMIPASDKGRFFAFGRVFAGKVQTGLKVRIMGPNYVPGEKKDLYVKNVQRTVIWMGKKQETVEDVPCGNTVALVGLDQFITKNATLTNEKETDAHPIRAMKFSVSPVVRVAVQCKVASDLPKLVEGLKRLAKSDPMVVCSIEESGEHIIAGAGELHLEICLKDLQDDFMGGAEIIKSDPVVSFRETVLEKSSRTVMSKSPNKHNRLYMEARPLEEGLPEAIDDGRIGPRDDPKIRSKILAEEFGWDKDLAKKIWCFGPETTGPNMVVDMCKGVQYLNEIKDSVVAGFQWASKEGALAEENMRGICFEVCDVVLHADAIHRGGGQVIPTARRVIYASQITAKPRLLEPVYLVEIQAPEQALGGIYSVLNQKRGHVFEEMQRPGTPLYNIKAYLPVIESFGFSGQLRASTSGQAFPQCVFDHWEMMSSDPLEVGSQASQLVTDIRKRKGLKEQMTPLSEFEDKL; this is encoded by the exons ATG GTGAAGTTCACAGCTGAGGAGCTCCGAAGGATTATGGACTACAAACACAACATTCGTAACATGTCTGTTATTGCGCATGTTGATCACG GGAAGTCAACCCTTACCGACTCccttgttgctgctgctggtaTCATTGCACAAGAAGTTGCTGGTGATGTCCGGATGACAGATACCCGTGCAGATGAGGCAGAGCGTGGTATCACAATCAAATCTACTGGTATCTCTCTCTACTATGAGATGACTGATGAAGCTTTGAAGAGCTACAAGGGGGAGAGAAACGGAAATGAGTACCTCATCAATCTCATTGATTCCCCTGGGCACGTTGACTTTTCATCTGAAGTCACAGCTGCCCTTCGCATTACTGATGGTGCACTTGTGGTGGTTGATTGCATTGAGGGTGTTTGTGTCCAAACAGAGACTGTGCTTCGTCAAGCCTTGGGAGAAAGGATCAGGCCTGTTTTGACTGTTAACAAGATGGACAGGTGCTTCCTTGAGCTCCAGGTCGATGGAGAGGAGGCTTACCAAGCATTCCAAAGGGTTATTGAGAATGCTAATGTCATTATGGCTACATACGAAGACCCCCTTCTTGGTGATGTCCAGGTCTATCCAGAGAAAGGAACTGTTGCCTTTTCAGCTGGTTTGCATGGTTGGGCTTTTACTCTGACCAACTTTGCTAAGATGTATGCATCCAAGTTTGGAGTTGATGAATCAAAGATGATGGAAAGGCTCTGGGGTGAGAACTACTTTGACCCAGCTACCAAGAAATGGACCAGCAAAAACACTGGTTCTGCTACCTGCAAGCGTGGTTTCGTTCAGTTCTGTTATGAACCCATCAAGCAGATTATCAACATCTGCATGAATGATCAGAAGGAGAAGTTGTGGCCCATGTTGACAAAGCTTGGTGTGACGATGAAGAGTGATGAAAAGGAGCTGATGGGGAAGGCGTTGATGAAGCGTGTCATGCAGACCTGGCTACCAGCCAGCAGTGCCCTATTGGAAATGATGATCTTTCACCTTCCCTCTCCTTCAACTGCCCAGAGATACCGTGTTGAGAACTTGTACGAGGGTCCCCTTGATGATCAATATGCAAATGCTATCAGGAACTGCGATCCTGAAGGGCCTCTTATGCTCTATGTATCTAAGATGATTCCCGCATCTGACAAGGGTCGATTCTTTGCCTTTGGTCGTGTCTTTGCTGGTAAAGTCCAGACAGGTTTGAAGGTTAGAATCATGGGTCCAAATTATGTTCCTGGAGAGAAGAAGGATTTGTATGTTAAGAACGTGCAGAGGACTGTTATTTGGATGggaaagaaacaagaaactgTTGAGGATGTTCCTTGTGGTAACACTGTTGCCTTGGTCGGTCTTGATCAGTTTATCACCAAGAATGCTACGTTGACAAATGAGAAGGAAACGGATGCTCACCCCATTCGTGCTATGAAGTTCTCTGTTTCACCTGTTGTGCGTGTTGCTGTTCAATGCAAGGTGGCTTCTGACCTTCCCAAACTGGTTGAAGGTCTCAAACGTCTGGCCAAGTCTGATCCTATGGTTGTCTGTTCCATTGAGGAATCCGGTGAGCACATTATTGCTGGTGCTGGTGAACTCCATCTTGAGATTTGTTTGAAGGATCTACAAGATGATTTCATGGGTGGAGCTGAGATTATAAAATCTGATCCTGTTGTGTCTTTCCGTGAGACTGTCCTGGAGAAGTCTAGTCGTACTGTAATGAGCAAGTCACCCAACAAGCATAACCGTCTGTATATGGAAGCTCGACCCTTGGAGGAAGGTCTTCCTGAGGCCATTGATGATGGCCGTATTGGCCCAAGAGATGATCCCAAAATTCGTTCCAAGATCTTGGCTGAAGAGTTTGGTTGGGACAAGGATCTTGCTAAGAAAATCTGGTGTTTTGGCCCTGAGACCACCGGTCCTAACATGGTGGTGGATATGTGTAAGGGAGTTCAGTACCTGAATGAAATTAAGGACTCTGTTGTTGCTGGTTTCCAGTGGGCTTCAAAGGAAGGTGCATTGGCAGAAGAAAACATGAGGGGTATTTGCTTTGAAGTCTGTGATGTGGTTCTTCATGCTGATGCCATCCACAGAGGAGGTGGTCAGGTTATTCCCACTGCTAGGAGGGTCATCTATGCTTCCCAGATCACTGCCAAGCCAAGGCTCCTTGAACCTGTATATCTTGTTGAAATCCAAGCTCCAGAGCAGGCTCTTGGTGGTATCTACAGTGTTCTTAATCAGAAACGTGGGCATGTGTTTGAGGAAATGCAGAGGCCTGGTACTCCACTCTACAATATCAAGGCATACCTCCCCGTCATTGAATCTTTTGGGTTCTCTGGTCAACTGAGGGCTTCGACTTCAGGGCAGGCCTTCCCACAATGTGTCTTTGATCATTGGGAGATGATGTCGTCTGATCCATTGGAAGTTGGATCCCAGGCTTCACAGCTTGTTACAGATATCCGTAAGAGGAAGGGTTTGAAGGAGCAAATGACCCCACTATCTGAGTTTGAGGACAAACTCTGA
- the LOC117623843 gene encoding elongation factor 2-like, with the protein MVKFTAEELRRIMDYKHNIRNMSVIAHVDHGKSTLTDSLVAAAGIIAQEVAGDVRMTDTRADEAERGITIKSTGISLYYEMTDEALKSYKGERNGNEYLINLIDSPGHVDFSSEVTAALRITDGALVVVDCIEGVCVQTETVLRQALGERIRPVLTVNKMDRCFLELQVDGEEAYQAFQRVIENANVIMATYEDPLLGDVQVYPEKGTVAFSAGLHGWAFTLTNFAKMYASKFGVDESKMMERLWGENYFDPATKKWTSKNTGSATCKRGFVQFCYEPIKQIINICMNDQKEKLWPMLTKLGVTMKSDEKELMGKALMKRVMQTWLPASSALLEMMIFHLPSPSTAQRYRVENLYEGPLDDQYANAIRNCDPEGPLMLYVSKMIPASDKGRFFAFGRVFAGKVQTGLKVRIMGPNYVPGEKKDLYVKNVQRTVIWMGKKQETVEDVPCGNTVALVGLDQFITKNATLTNEKEADAHPIRAMKFSVSPVVRVAVQCKVASDLPKLVEGLKRLAKSDPMVVCSIEESGEHIIAGAGELHLEICLKDLQDDFMGGAEIIKSDPVVSFRETVLEKSSRTVMSKSPNKHNRLYMEARPLEEGLPEAIDDGRIGPRDDPKIRSKILAEEFGWDKDLAKKIWCFGPETTGPNMVVDMCKGVQYLNEIKDSVVAGFQWASKEGALAEENMRGICFEVCDVVLHADAIHRGGGQVIPTARRVIYASQITAKPRLLEPVYLVEIQAPEQALGGIYSVLNQKRGHVFEEIQRPGTPLYNIKAYLPVIESFGFSGQLRASTSGQAFPQCVFDHWEMMSSDPLEVGSQAAQLVTDIRKRKGLKEQMTPLSEFEDKL; encoded by the exons ATG GTGAAGTTTACAGCAGAGGAACTCCGTAGGATTATGGACTACAAGCATAACATTCGCAATATGTCCGTTATTGCACATGTTGATCATG GGAAGTCAACCCTTACCGACTCccttgttgctgctgctggtaTCATTGCACAAGAAGTTGCTGGTGATGTCCGGATGACAGATACCCGTGCAGATGAGGCAGAGCGTGGTATCACAATCAAATCTACTGGTATCTCTCTCTACTATGAGATGACTGATGAAGCTTTGAAGAGCTACAAGGGGGAGAGAAACGGAAATGAGTACCTCATCAATCTCATTGATTCCCCTGGTCACGTTGACTTTTCATCTGAAGTCACAGCTGCCCTTCGCATTACTGATGGTGCACTTGTGGTGGTTGATTGCATTGAGGGTGTTTGTGTCCAAACAGAGACTGTGCTTCGTCAAGCCTTGGGAGAAAGGATCAGGCCTGTTTTGACTGTTAACAAGATGGACAGGTGCTTCCTTGAGCTCCAGGTCGATGGAGAGGAGGCTTACCAAGCATTCCAAAGGGTTATTGAGAATGCTAATGTCATTATGGCTACATACGAAGACCCCCTTCTTGGTGATGTCCAGGTCTATCCAGAGAAAGGAACTGTTGCCTTTTCAGCTGGTTTGCATGGTTGGGCTTTTACTCTGACCAACTTTGCTAAGATGTATGCATCCAAGTTTGGAGTTGATGAATCAAAGATGATGGAAAGGCTCTGGGGTGAGAACTACTTTGACCCAGCTACCAAGAAATGGACCAGCAAAAACACTGGTTCTGCTACCTGCAAGCGTGGTTTCGTTCAGTTCTGTTATGAACCCATCAAGCAGATTATCAACATCTGCATGAATGATCAGAAGGAGAAGTTGTGGCCCATGTTGACAAAGCTTGGTGTGACGATGAAGAGTGATGAAAAGGAGCTGATGGGGAAGGCGTTGATGAAGCGTGTCATGCAGACCTGGCTACCAGCCAGCAGTGCCCTATTGGAAATGATGATCTTTCACCTTCCCTCTCCTTCAACTGCCCAGAGATACCGTGTTGAGAACTTGTACGAGGGTCCCCTTGATGATCAATATGCAAATGCTATCAGGAACTGCGATCCTGAAGGGCCTCTTATGCTCTATGTATCTAAGATGATTCCCGCATCTGACAAGGGTCGATTCTTTGCCTTTGGTCGTGTCTTTGCTGGTAAAGTCCAGACAGGTTTGAAGGTTAGAATCATGGGTCCAAATTATGTTCCTGGAGAGAAGAAGGATTTGTATGTTAAGAACGTGCAGAGGACTGTTATTTGGATGggaaagaaacaagaaactgTTGAGGATGTTCCTTGTGGTAACACTGTTGCCTTGGTCGGTCTTGATCAGTTTATCACCAAGAATGCTACGTTGACAAATGAGAAGGAAGCGGATGCTCACCCCATTCGTGCTATGAAGTTCTCTGTTTCACCTGTTGTGCGTGTTGCTGTTCAATGCAAGGTGGCTTCTGACCTTCCCAAACTGGTTGAAGGTCTCAAACGTCTGGCCAAGTCTGATCCTATGGTTGTCTGTTCCATTGAGGAATCCGGTGAGCACATTATTGCTGGTGCTGGTGAACTCCATCTTGAGATTTGTTTGAAGGATCTACAAGATGATTTCATGGGTGGAGCTGAGATTATAAAATCTGATCCTGTTGTGTCTTTCCGTGAGACTGTCCTGGAGAAGTCTAGTCGTACTGTAATGAGCAAGTCACCCAACAAGCATAACCGTCTGTATATGGAAGCTCGACCCTTGGAGGAAGGTCTTCCTGAGGCCATTGATGATGGCCGTATTGGCCCAAGAGATGATCCCAAAATTCGTTCCAAGATCTTGGCTGAAGAGTTTGGTTGGGACAAGGATCTTGCTAAGAAAATCTGGTGTTTTGGCCCTGAGACCACCGGTCCTAACATGGTGGTGGATATGTGTAAGGGAGTTCAGTACCTGAATGAAATTAAGGACTCTGTTGTTGCTGGTTTCCAGTGGGCTTCAAAGGAAGGTGCATTGGCAGAAGAAAACATGAGGGGTATTTGCTTTGAAGTCTGTGATGTGGTTCTTCATGCTGATGCCATCCACAGAGGAGGTGGTCAGGTTATTCCCACTGCTAGGAGGGTCATCTATGCTTCCCAGATCACTGCCAAGCCAAGGCTCCTTGAACCTGTATATCTTGTTGAAATCCAAGCTCCAGAGCAGGCTCTTGGTGGTATCTACAGTGTTCTTAATCAGAAACGTGGGCATGTGTTTGAGGAAATTCAGAGGCCTGGTACCCCACTCTACAACATCAAGGCCTACCTCCCCGTCATTGAATCTTTTGGGTTCTCTGGTCAACTGAGGGCTTCGACTTCAGGGCAGGCCTTCCCACAATGTGTCTTTGATCATTGGGAGATGATGTCGTCTGATCCATTGGAAGTTGGATCCCAGGCTGCACAGCTTGTTACAGATATCCGCAAGAGGAAGGGCTTGAAGGAGCAAATGACCCCGCTATCCGAGTTTGAGGATAAGCTTTAA
- the LOC117626700 gene encoding DNA polymerase zeta processivity subunit-like isoform X3, whose translation MDRKDNQSPQGETARILVEFLEVAITSIVFLKGIYPPGAFERRKYMNLVVHSARHPELRDYIHSAVSGLHPFIQKSYGSRVEEADLEFSLRSFFIKLPFSESLTRVLPQARCVSFSFITDCRWEITAYFRSLPQTSTSKDAELWIPTDIQQWQQPPLITPIKSMSSEPLSVQLYLEHPGLSEPKA comes from the exons ATGGACCGCAAAGATAATCAATCTCCTCAAG GTGAGACAGCTCGGATTCTGGTTGAATTCCTGGAGGTGGCAATCACTTCAATCGTTTTCCTCAAAGGAATTTACCCTCCAG GTGCTTTTGAGAGAAGGAAATATATGAATTTGGTGGTTCATAGCGCTCGTCACCCCGAACTCAGAGATTATATCCATTCTGCTGTCTCCGGACTTCATCCTTTCATCCAAAAG TCTTATGGCTCAAGGGTGGAAGAAGCTGACCTGGAGTTCTCACTAAGGTCGTTTTTTATCAAGCTTCCTTTCTCAGAATCCCTTACACGGGTTCTTCCCCAGG CCAGGTGTGTAAGCTTTTCCTTTATAACAGATTGCAGGTGGGAGATAACCGCGTACTTTCGATCCCTTCCTCAGACAAGCACAAGTAAGGATGCAGAGTTGTGGATTCCAACAGACATACAGCAGTGGCAACAGCCTCCATTAATAACCCCTATTAAATCAATGAGTAGCGAACCTCTATCTGTGCAGTTATATTTGGAACATCCAGGTTTATCTGAACCAAAGGCTTAA
- the LOC117626700 gene encoding DNA polymerase zeta processivity subunit-like isoform X4: MDRKDNQSPQGETARILVEFLEVAITSIVFLKGIYPPGAFERRKYMNLVVHSARHPELRDYIHSAVSGLHPFIQKSYGSRVEEADLEFSLRSFFIKLPFSESLTRVLPQDCRWEITAYFRSLPQTSTSKDAELWIPTDIQQWQQPPLITPIKSMSSEPLSVQLYLEHPGLSEPKA; this comes from the exons ATGGACCGCAAAGATAATCAATCTCCTCAAG GTGAGACAGCTCGGATTCTGGTTGAATTCCTGGAGGTGGCAATCACTTCAATCGTTTTCCTCAAAGGAATTTACCCTCCAG GTGCTTTTGAGAGAAGGAAATATATGAATTTGGTGGTTCATAGCGCTCGTCACCCCGAACTCAGAGATTATATCCATTCTGCTGTCTCCGGACTTCATCCTTTCATCCAAAAG TCTTATGGCTCAAGGGTGGAAGAAGCTGACCTGGAGTTCTCACTAAGGTCGTTTTTTATCAAGCTTCCTTTCTCAGAATCCCTTACACGGGTTCTTCCCCAGG ATTGCAGGTGGGAGATAACCGCGTACTTTCGATCCCTTCCTCAGACAAGCACAAGTAAGGATGCAGAGTTGTGGATTCCAACAGACATACAGCAGTGGCAACAGCCTCCATTAATAACCCCTATTAAATCAATGAGTAGCGAACCTCTATCTGTGCAGTTATATTTGGAACATCCAGGTTTATCTGAACCAAAGGCTTAA
- the LOC117626700 gene encoding DNA polymerase zeta processivity subunit-like isoform X1 codes for MDRKDNQSPQGETARILVEFLEVAITSIVFLKGIYPPGAFERRKYMNLVVHSARHPELRDYIHSAVSGLHPFIQKGLVERVAVIFFNSDSIPVERFIFKLTVNQSYGSRVEEADLEFSLRSFFIKLPFSESLTRVLPQARCVSFSFITDCRWEITAYFRSLPQTSTSKDAELWIPTDIQQWQQPPLITPIKSMSSEPLSVQLYLEHPGLSEPKA; via the exons ATGGACCGCAAAGATAATCAATCTCCTCAAG GTGAGACAGCTCGGATTCTGGTTGAATTCCTGGAGGTGGCAATCACTTCAATCGTTTTCCTCAAAGGAATTTACCCTCCAG GTGCTTTTGAGAGAAGGAAATATATGAATTTGGTGGTTCATAGCGCTCGTCACCCCGAACTCAGAGATTATATCCATTCTGCTGTCTCCGGACTTCATCCTTTCATCCAAAAG GGTCTGGTGGAGAGAGTAGCAGTTATTTTCTTTAACAGTGATAGCATCCCTGTGGAAAGATTTATATTTAAGCTCACTGTGAATCAGTCTTATGGCTCAAGGGTGGAAGAAGCTGACCTGGAGTTCTCACTAAGGTCGTTTTTTATCAAGCTTCCTTTCTCAGAATCCCTTACACGGGTTCTTCCCCAGG CCAGGTGTGTAAGCTTTTCCTTTATAACAGATTGCAGGTGGGAGATAACCGCGTACTTTCGATCCCTTCCTCAGACAAGCACAAGTAAGGATGCAGAGTTGTGGATTCCAACAGACATACAGCAGTGGCAACAGCCTCCATTAATAACCCCTATTAAATCAATGAGTAGCGAACCTCTATCTGTGCAGTTATATTTGGAACATCCAGGTTTATCTGAACCAAAGGCTTAA
- the LOC117626700 gene encoding DNA polymerase zeta processivity subunit-like isoform X2: MDRKDNQSPQGETARILVEFLEVAITSIVFLKGIYPPGAFERRKYMNLVVHSARHPELRDYIHSAVSGLHPFIQKGLVERVAVIFFNSDSIPVERFIFKLTVNQSYGSRVEEADLEFSLRSFFIKLPFSESLTRVLPQDCRWEITAYFRSLPQTSTSKDAELWIPTDIQQWQQPPLITPIKSMSSEPLSVQLYLEHPGLSEPKA; the protein is encoded by the exons ATGGACCGCAAAGATAATCAATCTCCTCAAG GTGAGACAGCTCGGATTCTGGTTGAATTCCTGGAGGTGGCAATCACTTCAATCGTTTTCCTCAAAGGAATTTACCCTCCAG GTGCTTTTGAGAGAAGGAAATATATGAATTTGGTGGTTCATAGCGCTCGTCACCCCGAACTCAGAGATTATATCCATTCTGCTGTCTCCGGACTTCATCCTTTCATCCAAAAG GGTCTGGTGGAGAGAGTAGCAGTTATTTTCTTTAACAGTGATAGCATCCCTGTGGAAAGATTTATATTTAAGCTCACTGTGAATCAGTCTTATGGCTCAAGGGTGGAAGAAGCTGACCTGGAGTTCTCACTAAGGTCGTTTTTTATCAAGCTTCCTTTCTCAGAATCCCTTACACGGGTTCTTCCCCAGG ATTGCAGGTGGGAGATAACCGCGTACTTTCGATCCCTTCCTCAGACAAGCACAAGTAAGGATGCAGAGTTGTGGATTCCAACAGACATACAGCAGTGGCAACAGCCTCCATTAATAACCCCTATTAAATCAATGAGTAGCGAACCTCTATCTGTGCAGTTATATTTGGAACATCCAGGTTTATCTGAACCAAAGGCTTAA
- the LOC117625245 gene encoding DNA polymerase zeta processivity subunit-like yields the protein MGGSPPYNYKLVVSLKYLSRCLADPLYPLILFHTVCKANHSPQGETARILVEFLEVAITSIVFLKGIYPPGAFEGRKYMNLVVLSARRPQLRDYIHSVRKFGLGGSGRLGWVWWRD from the exons ATGG GTGGTTCACCTCCTTATAATTACAAATTGGTGGTTTCTCTTAAATACTTGTCAAGATG TTTAGCCGATCCGCTATATCCCTTAATATTATTCCACACAGTTTGCAAAGCTAATCACTCTCCTCAAG GTGAGACAGCTCGGATTCTGGTTGAATTCCTGGAGGTGGCAATCACTTCAATCGTTTTCCTCAAAGGAATTTACCCTCCAG GTGCTTTTGAAGGAAGGAAATATATGAATTTGGTGGTTCTTAGCGCTCGTCGCCCTCAACTCAGAGATTATATCCATTCTGTTAGAAAATTCGGCCTAGGCGGGTCTGGGCGGCTGGGCTg GGTCTGGTGGAGAGACTAG
- the LOC117625065 gene encoding protein WHAT'S THIS FACTOR 1 homolog, chloroplastic, with protein sequence MQRKTTMLRFHQLLKTSPPCESQAHALSSPIPCHRKASMWVPVKHKSSGGRRPKRKVYHRVHELDKVMDFQKKPALILQLKSIIQSQKHQSLLLRDLEKEVGFVQKWNFMAAIEKYPSIFYVGGGNRTPPFVTLAEKAKKVAREEAEAKDLMEPILVKNLRKLLMLSVDCRVPLENIEFIESELGLPNDFKKSLLPKYPEIFSVKEVNGKLYLHLENWDSSIAVTAREEQLGGEGISAPSGLGNKVRISKDGNFLGPHAFRMSFPAGFRPNTSYLEQLERWQKMDFPSPYLNARRFNIADPKARKRVVAVLHELLSLTMQKRMTSAQLDAFHSDYFLPSKLLLCLIKHPGIFYITNKGARSTVFLKEAYDGLNLIDKCPLLLFNDKFVALSGRREINSCKTMHSP encoded by the coding sequence ATGCAAAGGAAAACCACGATGCTGCGCTTTCACCAACTTCTGAAAACCTCTCCTCCGTGTGAATCACAAGCGCATGCATTGTCATCTCCAATCCCATGTCACAGAAAAGCCTCCATGTGGGTCCCGGTGAAGCACAAATCCAGCGGAGGAAGAAGACCCAAGAGGAAAGTCTACCACAGAGTCCACGAACTTGACAAAGTCATGGACTTTCAGAAAAAGCCGGCCTTGATTTTGCAGCTGAAATCTATTATTCAGTCGCAAAAGCACCAATCTCTCCTTCTCAGGGACCTCGAGAAAGAAGTTGGGTTTGTACAGAAATGGAACTTCATGGCTGCCATAGAAAAATATCCTTCAATCTTCTATGTTGGCGGTGGTAACAGAACGCCCCCTTTTGTTACGCTCGCTGAAAAAGCTAAAAAAGTTGCTAGAGAAGAAGCTGAAGCTAAGGATTTGATGGAACCCATTTTGGTTAAAAACTTGAGGAAGCTGTTAATGCTGTCAGTTGATTGCCGGGTTCCTCTGGAAAACATTGAATTCATTGAATCCGAATTGGGTTTGCCGAATGATTTCAAGAAATCATTGCTTCCAAAGTACCCTGAAATTTTTTCGGTCAAGGAAGTCAATGGCAAACTTTATCTTCATTTGGAGAATTGGGATTCTTCAATAGCAGTCACAGCTCGTGAGGAACAATTAGGTGGTGAAGGGATTTCAGCTCCTTCTGGATTGGGAAACAAGGTTAGAATATCAAAAGATGGTAACTTTCTAGGTCCCCATGCATTTAGAATGAGTTTTCCTGCTGGTTTTAGGCCAAACACTAGCTATCTTGAGCAACTTGAAAGGTGGCAGAAAATGGATTTCCCTTCCCCTTATTTGAATGCCAGGAGATTTAACATTGCTGATCCGAAAGCCAGGAAGCGGGTGGTAGCGGTGCTCCATGAGCTCCTCAGCTTGACAATGCAGAAGAGGATGACATCTGCTCAATTGGATGCGTTTCACTCAGACTATTTCTTGCCCTCTAAATTGCTGCTGTGTCTGATAAAGCATCCTGGCATATTTTACATAACTAATAAAGGTGCTAGGAGCACTGTGTTTCTTAAAGAAGCTTATGATGGGCTGAATTTGATAGACAAATGTCCCCTTTTGTTGTTTAACGATAAATTTGTAGCACTTAGCGGTAGGAGAGAGATCAATTCATGTAAAACCATGCATTCTCCATAG